One window of the Sediminitomix flava genome contains the following:
- a CDS encoding two-component regulator propeller domain-containing protein — MKRLKTTIHLLLCIVLMSTLNTHAQRREKWHGDIYGALNGLNQQHVKATYQDKLGRIWIATSNGLNLFNGQEFKSIKREVGQEKTLSSNVITSFVEISDSRVLLGTHRGGINVLNPLTEEVYAIKSLPFKDKNETKDFQRFNMGFGFYDQTRNIVWLQGFKSIAKIYLDEHGTPEFYSEVNLSELLDGGQVHSLYDIYMDNEDDLWVVSSNGVFRLPRGTDKFKLAYQGKSLKITHLYQSKDGQIWIGTNKGIQLVTDKENFTFEAGSKKKSNTPSARNMLEYDGNLWVIFPLGNVGFFDISKREYIKIYDLSRNVKGIELFDLQKDQGGGIWVSSNRGIAYYHPHSPLFNTVTRSDQLGFSNQNLSYVFPTNNKIMVGHDLGMSIYDPFRRRIHNYTQKNSGLEGGLISEIIKGKNGQYWYATHNKGFGKIRYKSDNNVSFEQASPDFEKSNVLSHTTQKVKDITLDHNGYVWGATQNTGAFCFQPKENLVIPLTLKEGLMTQRTTVVEFDANKNQLWVGTRSQGVSRITLDENSKVVEIKHFKSNSEKKNHLGKEMVTNIFIDSKDRVWIATLGGGVYELINQETGEMKSYLREGVFSEKDIMGMTEDTYGHLWLAGNKAVFRMDIEKESVTSYKPFKNQEFMLIKPRGVIKDKNGIVYFASSHGLAYIDPSTLTVGYNKPEVKFNELFLKGKKVGVGKEIDGGVILKTVLNEVERLELEADQNDLGISFFDTYYQEDELNYQFMIEGYHDDWQSLESQRRIVYSTGLRHGDYKLKVRAKGRNEIWSDVAILDITIYPRWYENPINRAIGLLILILLSYLGVRWRMSALKEQKKELELQVEERTSEILEQKGEILAQNEELRQMNEEVEANRDHLEEKHQELEVSYADFNLVVEIGKLIVNKHQFDEIIKILKVELSQLVNYQELGIAIQEKRKDVIRYVQVEDGEEIDSMLSLTKDKSDSVVQCFSTNKEINQESKEKGFSLYIPLVSRAKSIGVLYLKSNFTKGFNAREIRVIKSMTSYLSSALENILAYRILFEQNKSIKESLRYAHSIQELMTQTSLHIQGFVSDHFIFSKPRDIVSGDFTWSYRKNDDTLFIASVDCTGHGVPGALLSMLGISILNKIVREQQLEEPSKILEALNENIRKSLKQENGHNTDGMDLSICVIQKSANMTYKVRFSGAKSSIYIVRRWQTECEQMKGSRKRIGGLAKKNKGEFETQELTLSIGDYLYLATDGFADQNSPKNEKYGTQRFMKLLGLLSNSTTNEQQVLIENELKHFMESQEQRDDITVIGLEM, encoded by the coding sequence CTAAATCAACAACATGTAAAGGCAACATATCAAGACAAGTTGGGAAGAATCTGGATCGCAACTTCAAATGGATTGAATCTATTTAATGGACAAGAATTTAAGAGTATAAAAAGAGAAGTAGGGCAAGAAAAAACTTTGAGTTCTAATGTTATTACTTCTTTTGTTGAAATTTCTGATTCTCGTGTATTGCTAGGTACACACAGAGGGGGAATCAATGTATTGAACCCGCTCACAGAAGAAGTTTATGCTATAAAAAGTTTACCATTCAAGGATAAGAATGAAACGAAAGATTTCCAACGTTTTAATATGGGATTTGGTTTCTATGACCAAACGAGAAATATAGTTTGGCTACAAGGTTTCAAGTCTATTGCTAAAATTTATTTAGATGAGCATGGTACACCTGAGTTTTATTCTGAAGTAAATCTATCTGAGCTTTTAGATGGGGGGCAAGTACATAGTCTGTACGACATCTATATGGACAATGAAGATGATTTATGGGTAGTATCATCCAATGGGGTTTTTAGATTACCCAGAGGTACTGATAAATTCAAATTAGCGTATCAAGGGAAAAGTTTAAAAATTACACATCTCTATCAGAGTAAAGATGGACAAATTTGGATAGGGACAAACAAAGGAATTCAGCTAGTTACTGATAAAGAGAACTTTACTTTCGAGGCTGGTTCAAAGAAGAAATCAAATACACCATCAGCAAGAAATATGCTTGAGTATGATGGTAATCTGTGGGTTATCTTCCCATTAGGCAATGTCGGGTTTTTTGATATCTCTAAAAGAGAATACATTAAAATTTATGATCTCTCACGAAATGTAAAAGGAATCGAATTGTTTGACCTCCAAAAAGATCAAGGAGGAGGAATTTGGGTATCTAGTAATAGAGGTATTGCTTACTATCACCCTCATAGCCCGTTATTTAATACAGTAACTCGTTCAGATCAATTGGGCTTTTCAAATCAAAATTTGAGTTATGTGTTTCCGACCAATAACAAGATTATGGTTGGTCATGATTTAGGCATGTCCATATATGACCCATTTCGTAGGAGAATACACAACTACACACAAAAAAATAGTGGTCTAGAAGGAGGGCTTATTTCTGAAATTATAAAGGGGAAAAATGGTCAATATTGGTATGCCACTCACAATAAAGGATTTGGTAAGATTAGATACAAATCAGATAATAATGTATCATTTGAACAGGCCTCACCCGATTTTGAAAAAAGTAATGTATTGTCACATACTACTCAAAAGGTTAAAGACATCACTTTAGATCACAATGGTTATGTTTGGGGAGCTACTCAAAATACAGGGGCTTTTTGTTTTCAGCCCAAAGAAAATCTAGTGATTCCATTGACACTTAAAGAAGGATTGATGACCCAACGAACTACTGTAGTAGAATTTGATGCTAATAAGAATCAACTTTGGGTAGGGACACGAAGCCAAGGAGTATCAAGAATTACATTAGATGAAAATAGTAAAGTTGTTGAAATCAAGCATTTTAAGTCAAACTCTGAAAAGAAGAATCACTTAGGAAAAGAGATGGTCACCAATATCTTTATTGACAGTAAAGATCGAGTTTGGATTGCCACTTTGGGGGGAGGAGTTTATGAACTGATAAATCAAGAAACGGGTGAGATGAAATCTTACCTTAGAGAGGGAGTTTTTTCTGAAAAAGATATAATGGGCATGACTGAGGATACCTACGGTCATTTATGGCTTGCTGGAAATAAAGCTGTCTTTAGAATGGATATCGAAAAGGAGAGTGTGACAAGTTATAAGCCATTTAAAAATCAGGAATTCATGCTCATTAAGCCAAGAGGAGTGATTAAAGATAAGAATGGGATTGTCTATTTTGCATCTTCTCACGGGCTAGCTTATATAGACCCAAGTACACTTACTGTTGGTTACAACAAACCTGAAGTAAAGTTTAATGAACTATTTTTAAAGGGAAAGAAAGTTGGTGTAGGAAAAGAAATAGATGGAGGAGTAATACTCAAAACAGTTTTGAATGAAGTGGAAAGATTGGAGTTGGAGGCAGATCAAAATGACTTGGGTATTTCATTTTTCGATACCTATTACCAAGAAGATGAACTCAATTATCAATTTATGATAGAAGGATATCATGATGATTGGCAATCTTTGGAAAGTCAACGCCGTATTGTGTACAGTACGGGTTTACGTCATGGCGATTATAAACTAAAAGTAAGAGCAAAAGGACGTAACGAAATTTGGTCCGATGTTGCAATTTTAGATATCACAATTTATCCGAGATGGTATGAAAACCCGATAAACAGAGCTATAGGGCTCTTGATTCTTATTTTACTTAGTTATTTGGGCGTAAGGTGGAGAATGAGTGCCTTGAAAGAACAGAAAAAAGAACTTGAGCTTCAAGTAGAAGAAAGAACTTCTGAAATATTGGAACAAAAAGGGGAGATTTTAGCGCAGAACGAAGAGCTAAGACAAATGAACGAAGAGGTTGAAGCCAATAGAGATCATTTGGAAGAAAAACATCAAGAACTAGAAGTTTCTTATGCAGATTTTAACTTGGTAGTTGAGATAGGGAAGTTAATTGTAAATAAACACCAATTTGATGAGATTATAAAGATCTTAAAAGTTGAACTTTCTCAATTGGTTAATTACCAAGAGTTAGGAATTGCTATTCAAGAGAAGCGAAAAGATGTAATCCGTTATGTACAAGTTGAAGATGGCGAGGAAATAGACAGTATGCTCAGTCTAACTAAAGACAAGTCAGATTCGGTTGTTCAGTGTTTTAGTACAAATAAGGAGATTAATCAGGAGTCGAAAGAAAAAGGCTTTAGTCTTTATATTCCATTGGTATCAAGAGCCAAAAGCATTGGTGTTTTATATCTGAAAAGTAATTTCACGAAAGGTTTTAACGCTCGGGAAATACGAGTTATCAAGTCAATGACCTCATATTTATCCAGTGCCCTAGAAAATATATTAGCCTATCGTATCCTTTTTGAGCAAAATAAATCGATCAAAGAAAGTTTACGTTATGCTCACTCCATCCAAGAGTTGATGACGCAAACATCATTACATATTCAAGGCTTTGTCTCGGATCATTTTATTTTTTCAAAACCTAGAGATATTGTATCTGGAGACTTTACTTGGTCTTATAGAAAAAATGATGATACTCTATTCATCGCATCGGTTGACTGCACAGGACATGGGGTACCAGGAGCTTTACTATCTATGCTTGGCATTAGTATTTTGAACAAGATTGTAAGAGAGCAACAGTTGGAAGAACCTTCTAAAATTTTGGAGGCACTTAACGAAAATATCAGAAAAAGCTTGAAACAAGAAAATGGACACAATACCGATGGGATGGATTTATCAATCTGTGTTATCCAAAAGTCTGCTAATATGACTTACAAAGTAAGATTTAGCGGTGCAAAATCTAGTATTTATATTGTAAGAAGATGGCAAACAGAATGTGAGCAAATGAAGGGTAGTAGAAAGAGAATAGGTGGATTAGCAAAGAAAAATAAAGGTGAATTTGAAACTCAAGAGTTGACCCTTTCTATTGGTGATTACCTTTACTTAGCAACAGATGGATTTGCTGATCAGAATAGTCCTAAGAATGAAAAATATGGAACACAACGTTTCATGAAGCTTCTTGGCTTACTTTCAAACTCTACAACAAATGAGCAACAAGTTTTAATAGAAAATGAGCTTAAACATTTCATGGAGTCTCAAGAACAGAGAGATGATATTACAGTGATTGGTCTAGAGATGTAA